Genomic DNA from Podospora pseudoanserina strain CBS 124.78 chromosome 4, whole genome shotgun sequence:
TTTGTCAGACCTGCCGCAGTCAACTTCACACAGGACGTACTGGGTGATGAGGACTGCCTCTTTCTCAACGTCTTTGCCCCGGTCAGGGCGAAGAAGCTGCCTGTTTTGGTATGGATTCGTACGTCTTCCACCCGCCCCAGTCTAAAGACCACATAGGTACCAACTCTTGCAGATGGTGGCGGCTATGGGCTCGGGTCCGCTGCTAGCTTTGACTTCTCCCACATGGCCCAGACCGTCAACAACGGCTTCGTCAGCGTTGTGATCCAATACCGCCTTGGAGCTTTTGGGTTTCTTTCGTCGGCAGAATTGGTAGAGAACGGGGGAGTTCCCAACGCTGCTCTGCACGACCAGCGGTTTGCCTTGCAATGGGTGCAGAAGTACATTGATCGGTTTGGCGGCGACCCAGACCAGGTCACAATCTCGGGCGGGTCAGCAGGCGGTGGATCAGTGATGTTGCTTGCGATGGCAAACAATGGAACAGAGGGGAACTCGTTGTTCAGACGCGGAATCGCGAGCAGTCCTTATTTGCCTACTCAACCGTACGTTTCCCTTTTATTTGCGTCATGATTTCGTGCTGAGGTGCCACAGCAACTTCGACGATGGCCTGCCAACAGAACACTACCGCCAACTCGCCCGTCGCACCAACTGCCTCAACGCCACCTCTGTCTTCTCCTGCCTCCGAAACGCTGACACGTTGCTCCTGCAAAACGCCTCCTCAGCGACAAGCTACTCTGCCCGGTTCAACCAGTGGGCTTTCATCCCCGTGACCGATAACAAGCtcatcttttcctcccccacaaaGCAGCTCCCTACAGGCAAAGTCAACGGGGAGGCCTTCCTCGCTGGTGTAagccccccccctccccccctttgcCCCTTTCTCAAAACAATGCTAACCACTCTGTGTGCATAGAGCAACTCAAACGAGGGCTACTACTtcaccccccaaaacattACCTCCCAATCCACCTTTCTCTCCTTTGTCACCCTCAACTACCCTTTCCTGTCCCCCGAGAACATCTCCTCCATTCTCTCCCTctacaccccctcccctctccccgccGA
This window encodes:
- a CDS encoding hypothetical protein (COG:G; EggNog:ENOG503NUEU; MEROPS:MER0030934), whose translation is MLVHFGYHSATAFTPRFNRMKSSTILAWWALTAGQGVIAARVKLHVPIVDLDYAVYEGYHNSTFNTNVFRGIRFAAPPKRWQLPDAPEVDRASVTKAVNNPPRCPQSGAAPGPAAVNFTQDVLGDEDCLFLNVFAPVRAKKLPVLVWIHGGGYGLGSAASFDFSHMAQTVNNGFVSVVIQYRLGAFGFLSSAELVENGGVPNAALHDQRFALQWVQKYIDRFGGDPDQVTISGGSAGGGSVMLLAMANNGTEGNSLFRRGIASSPYLPTQPNFDDGLPTEHYRQLARRTNCLNATSVFSCLRNADTLLLQNASSATSYSARFNQWAFIPVTDNKLIFSSPTKQLPTGKVNGEAFLAGSNSNEGYYFTPQNITSQSTFLSFVTLNYPFLSPENISSILSLYTPSPLPADTPLFETDGLNPPFATEMSAVGKGWQQAANNLYAETTFVCTAYWLVEAYGEKGWQYQFSPPGAGFHGSDNGPLLQDSKIGRSGTVMDEEFRRGFQGVWGRFVTRGVPTLDGQGEGAVAEAVREGVWKAGGRDSLLNLNVTVAEGGRERVNTWAVVDGEGWEGGRGGRCRFWKGVGFR